One window of bacterium genomic DNA carries:
- a CDS encoding (2Fe-2S)-binding protein, whose product MSRAAEHGETYALACTVNRASIRVDVPNHRTLLDFLRNDLGLIGAKRGCDVQVCGACTVLIDGLPVSACSVLALEAHGRTVETCEGLAQGGRLHAIQQAFVDCGALQCGFCTPGMVMTVRALLAECPNPSDAQIVEYISGNLCRCTGYKKIVEAIHVAARAMAEAGADRA is encoded by the coding sequence GTGAGTAGGGCGGCCGAACACGGGGAGACGTACGCGCTGGCGTGCACGGTCAACCGTGCGTCGATTCGGGTCGACGTCCCGAACCACCGCACCCTGCTCGATTTTCTGCGGAACGATCTCGGGTTGATCGGCGCCAAGCGCGGCTGCGATGTCCAGGTGTGCGGCGCGTGCACCGTGCTGATCGACGGCCTGCCGGTCAGCGCATGCAGCGTGCTCGCGCTGGAGGCCCACGGGCGGACGGTCGAGACGTGTGAGGGGCTCGCGCAGGGCGGCCGCCTCCACGCGATCCAGCAGGCGTTCGTCGACTGCGGAGCCCTGCAGTGCGGGTTCTGCACGCCGGGGATGGTGATGACGGTCCGGGCGTTGCTCGCCGAGTGCCCGAACCCGTCCGACGCGCAGATCGTCGAATACATCAGCGGGAACCTCTGCCGCTGCACCGGCTACAAGAAGATCGTGGAGGCCATTCACGTCGCGGCCCGCGCGATGGCGGAGGCGGGCGCGGACCGTGCGTAA
- a CDS encoding FAD binding domain-containing protein: MLAPFRFHEPRTLGEASEVLLAHGSEAAVYAGGTELLVAMKQGVLRYRHLVNIKRVGADRITYNAGTHRVAIGATATHRAVERDAEVRSRVPLLADVEARVANVRVRTVGTIGGNLCFAEPRSDVATVLLLHDATVVLTSRAGSRTMPLASFLVDGYTTDLQPGELLETVLVPALPAEAGAAYLKVAFYERPTAGVGVVLVGNPGGDRIVEARVAVGCVGPTPIRVAEAERAFGGAPLRGGRFSAACAAAAAALAGRCAPVDDLYGSASYKRHLTGVLMRRAAEQARARLIGREQERE, translated from the coding sequence GTGCTAGCGCCGTTCCGGTTCCACGAGCCCCGGACGTTGGGGGAAGCCTCCGAGGTGTTGCTCGCCCACGGGTCCGAGGCTGCCGTATATGCGGGGGGCACCGAGCTGCTCGTCGCGATGAAACAGGGGGTGCTCCGGTATCGGCATCTCGTCAACATCAAGCGGGTCGGTGCCGACCGGATCACATACAACGCCGGGACGCACCGGGTGGCGATCGGCGCGACGGCGACGCACCGCGCGGTCGAGCGCGACGCCGAGGTCCGGAGTCGGGTGCCGCTGCTCGCGGACGTCGAGGCCCGCGTGGCCAATGTGCGCGTGCGAACGGTCGGCACGATCGGCGGGAACCTCTGTTTTGCGGAACCGCGCTCGGACGTGGCGACGGTCTTACTTCTGCACGACGCGACCGTCGTCCTGACCAGCCGCGCGGGGTCGCGGACCATGCCGCTGGCGTCGTTCCTCGTCGACGGATACACTACCGACCTGCAGCCGGGCGAGTTGCTGGAGACGGTACTGGTGCCCGCGCTGCCCGCGGAGGCGGGGGCGGCGTATCTCAAGGTCGCGTTCTATGAGCGTCCGACCGCCGGTGTTGGGGTCGTGCTGGTCGGAAACCCCGGCGGCGACCGGATCGTAGAAGCCAGGGTTGCCGTCGGGTGCGTCGGGCCGACCCCGATCCGGGTGGCGGAGGCGGAGCGCGCGTTCGGCGGCGCCCCGCTGCGCGGCGGCCGTTTCTCCGCGGCGTGCGCCGCTGCCGCAGCGGCGCTGGCGGGGCGCTGCGCGCCGGTGGATGATCTCTACGGGTCGGCCTCGTACAAACGACATCTCACCGGCGTGCTGATGCGTCGCGCCGCGGAACAGGCGCGAGCCCGTCTGATCGGGAGGGAGCAGGAGCGTGAGTAG
- a CDS encoding LacI family DNA-binding transcriptional regulator encodes MARRARVSTATVSRVLTRYPHVSDQTRRRVEAALQFLRYEPNRIARSLRARATHTIGLIIRDAANTKFGLIAKAAQEVANARGYYVLVGSSDRSADRERESIDLLLQLRVDGLVLYVADERINHLANRKRLDIPVVLVESTLRGYAFDEVCSDNVGGARAATEHLLGLGHRRIALLHGPLGIRPLRERRQGYLEAYAAAGVRPDPALMVETGTREEDAAEHAARLMAGDAPPTAIFAASSAMTIGVLQAIRARRVRVPETLSVIGFDDTDVTALVDPPLTVVTRDLHLLGATAVETLMERLADGPRSPAKRIVLPATLHVRDSCAPPAGRRATEAH; translated from the coding sequence GTGGCGCGACGAGCGCGAGTCTCGACGGCGACGGTATCGCGCGTCCTGACCCGATACCCGCACGTTAGCGACCAGACGCGCCGGCGGGTTGAGGCCGCCTTGCAGTTTCTTCGGTACGAGCCGAACCGCATCGCACGGAGCCTGCGGGCACGGGCGACGCACACGATCGGGCTGATCATCAGGGACGCGGCGAACACCAAGTTCGGCCTGATCGCCAAGGCGGCCCAGGAGGTGGCCAACGCCCGCGGCTACTACGTGCTGGTGGGCAGCTCCGACCGCAGCGCCGACCGCGAGCGCGAATCGATCGACCTGTTGTTGCAGCTCAGGGTTGACGGGCTCGTGCTGTATGTCGCCGACGAGCGCATCAACCACCTGGCAAACCGCAAACGCCTGGATATCCCGGTCGTGCTCGTCGAGAGCACGCTGCGCGGCTACGCGTTCGATGAAGTCTGTTCCGACAACGTCGGCGGCGCCCGCGCCGCGACGGAGCACCTGCTCGGGCTCGGCCACCGACGCATCGCGCTCCTGCACGGTCCGCTCGGCATCCGTCCGCTCCGCGAGCGCCGCCAGGGCTACCTGGAGGCCTACGCCGCGGCGGGGGTACGCCCAGATCCGGCGCTCATGGTCGAGACCGGCACGCGGGAGGAGGATGCCGCGGAGCACGCCGCGCGGCTCATGGCCGGGGACGCTCCTCCGACGGCGATCTTCGCCGCGTCCAGCGCGATGACGATCGGCGTGCTGCAGGCGATCCGGGCGCGGCGGGTGCGGGTGCCCGAGACGCTGTCCGTGATCGGCTTCGACGATACCGACGTCACCGCGCTCGTCGACCCGCCCCTCACCGTCGTGACGCGAGACCTCCACCTCCTCGGGGCCACGGCCGTGGAGACGCTGATGGAACGCCTGGCCGATGGTCCCCGCAGCCCCGCGAAGCGCATTGTGCTCCCGGCCACGCTGCACGTCCGGGACTCCTGCGCCCCGCCGGCGGGTCGCCGCGCGACGGAGGCGCACTAG